The following are from one region of the Silene latifolia isolate original U9 population chromosome 9, ASM4854445v1, whole genome shotgun sequence genome:
- the LOC141600173 gene encoding NDR1/HIN1-like protein 10: protein MTDRVYPAAKPNPPPPAVVNGGGPAKANQLYNPNRPRPVYRPQQNRRSRSCSCRKCCCLGFLYTLITLLVLILLAAIAACIFYVLYHPKHPNFSVSSVRIYRFNLTQPDQTGFAHLNSRVDLTLTAKNPNNKKINFIYDRMALALGSAGVNSGNASLPGFAHVAGNTTILRATVASDVTRELDSDSVKQLRSDLKKKGGFPVTLVLNTMVEVQMGKIKTKKVGVRVTCDGIKAFQPKNATSKVATLGTTSSAKCKVDLRIKIWKFTF from the coding sequence ATGACTGATAGAGTATACCCTGCTGCTAAACCAAACCCACCACCGCCAGCTGTCGTCAATGGCGGCGGTCCAGCAAAAGCTAACCAGCTATACAACCCGAATCGGCCTAGACCTGTGTACCGACCTCAACAAAACCGTCGGTCCAGGTCATGCTCTTGCCGAAAATGCTGCTGTTTAGGATTCTTGTACACTCTAATCACTCTCCTAGTCCTCATTTTACTCGCCGCCATAGCCGCTTGCATCTTTTATGTACTATACCACCCAAAACATCCTAATTTCTCGGTTTCATCGGTCCGAATCTACCGGTTTAACTTAACCCAGCCGGACCAGACAGGGTTCGCACACCTCAACTCCCGGGTCGACCTAACATTGACCGCCAAAAACCCCAACAACAAAAAAATCAACTTCATTTACGATCGGATGGCGCTAGCCCTTGGGTCAGCTGGTGTCAATTCGGGCAACGCATCGTTGCCCGGATTCGCACATGTGGCAGGGAACACTACCATTTTGAGGGCCACCGTTGCGAGTGACGTGACACGTGAACTCGACTCAGACTCGGTGAAACAACTCAGATCGGATCTGAAAAAGAAGGGGGGATTCCCTGTGACGCTGGTGTTGAATACAATGGTGGAAGTTCAGATGGGGAAAATCAAGACTAAGAAAGTCGGCGTGCGTGTCACGTGTGATGGGATTAAAGCCTTTCAACCTAAGAATGCCACTTCTAAGGTTGCTACTCTTGGTACGACGTCGTCTGCGAAGTGTAAGGTTGATCTCAGGATTAAGATCTggaaatttacattttaa